A window from uncultured Desulfobacter sp. encodes these proteins:
- a CDS encoding CHC2 zinc finger domain-containing protein, with product MAHRFSSRELFELRNNIPVDMLIRDHLQIPSKIRDGYFRFLCPLCNEFQTAVNPTTNLARCFRCEKNFNTIDLVMKIKGYGFRDSVLFLKQINTAHQVPASKIAALVAAIGKPMPGGQ from the coding sequence ATGGCGCACAGGTTTTCATCACGGGAATTATTTGAACTGAGGAACAATATCCCTGTGGATATGCTGATCAGGGATCATTTACAGATTCCATCTAAAATCAGGGATGGCTATTTCCGTTTTCTATGCCCTCTGTGCAATGAATTTCAAACGGCTGTAAATCCAACCACGAACCTGGCCAGGTGCTTCCGGTGCGAAAAAAACTTTAACACCATCGACCTTGTCATGAAAATCAAGGGATATGGATTCCGGGACAGCGTCCTGTTTTTGAAGCAGATAAATACTGCCCACCAGGTTCCGGCATCAAAGATAGCTGCCTTGGTCGCTGCAATCGGCAAACCCATGCCGGGAGGGCAATGA
- a CDS encoding DNA methylase → MKRLAKLETLIARNQECFSKIGKALKEIRDNRLYKQALFESFETYTRARWDMGKSHAYRLIKFYEVIYNLSPIGDRLPANESQARPLTQLDSIEQRQLWKEIIESGMELTARNIKKFIDSRKTASVTKPDLTDQISNEYMAVVKAMLEQVRVAQHDHWQQTSRPAALLWHRVIHEKIVSTGADNG, encoded by the coding sequence ATGAAACGGTTGGCCAAGCTTGAAACCCTGATTGCCCGGAATCAGGAGTGTTTTTCCAAAATCGGCAAGGCCTTGAAAGAAATTCGTGACAATCGTTTGTATAAGCAGGCTCTGTTTGAATCATTCGAAACATATACCAGGGCGCGATGGGATATGGGAAAATCCCATGCTTACCGCCTGATCAAATTTTATGAAGTCATCTATAATCTGTCCCCAATTGGGGACAGATTACCGGCCAACGAATCCCAGGCACGGCCTCTTACTCAACTGGATTCCATAGAACAGCGCCAACTTTGGAAGGAGATTATAGAAAGCGGCATGGAGTTAACCGCGCGTAACATCAAAAAATTTATCGACTCCCGAAAAACGGCATCGGTAACCAAACCGGATCTGACGGATCAAATTTCGAATGAATACATGGCTGTTGTAAAGGCAATGCTTGAACAGGTCCGTGTGGCACAGCATGATCATTGGCAGCAGACCTCTCGCCCGGCTGCATTGTTGTGGCATCGGGTCATACACGAAAAGATTGTATCAACGGGGGCAGATAATGGATGA
- a CDS encoding integrase, whose product MDDLSIDDRFHLLLHKKIMNKIGSAKRRSKKYYKDQYKKTGIIPVPLLLVEKGIMDGRKCSGRPKVIDEQTKRRFIEMVKASCDPSSQGFIFITRRARTIKNYHCWLEEELGKTISLPALRRCAKRENLKFYLEKEDDQEPSPARYSFKPVPVFALIQVDGCKFQYLRIRDERGNWQKPQVIEIFDTGSRKLFILEFYFTESNLNSVDLFTRFLLCTPFPLKTIGIRPDQAKGFLNLKRPINAINLAHSTPGGFYLAPDFSRAHSPKDKAHLESSHRSLHNFEIRIIKAFEDRIVKTVTEYNFKRGRKEKVTVTLLDITLDELRSSTVLRQYRDEHNHTQHYFTEDGVVSAWVPAQKFDDFLSNQADTLNFIPEQVQEYMKYGYRKIKATVSKNRTIRHDKRDFYVTSGADRFSKHKSTPVKISRYRDKLFIFEPSEDGILLGEAIAKKPFDRPPAPAPDPVPDELDTIIALLEKHNMAVDRPILIEVYHKGLSLSRAEQVLHHNQSRYADYMKKMDQPEERKKQALFNAFMLDCQKSLTTNRVATYASLGDMT is encoded by the coding sequence ATGGATGACCTGAGCATTGACGACCGCTTCCATTTACTGCTGCATAAAAAAATCATGAATAAAATCGGATCTGCCAAGAGAAGATCCAAAAAATATTACAAGGACCAGTACAAGAAAACCGGGATTATCCCGGTACCCCTTTTGCTGGTTGAAAAAGGAATTATGGATGGCCGCAAGTGCAGCGGGCGCCCCAAGGTTATAGACGAGCAAACAAAAAGGCGGTTTATTGAAATGGTCAAGGCGTCATGCGATCCGTCATCTCAGGGGTTCATTTTTATCACCCGAAGAGCCAGGACCATTAAAAATTACCACTGCTGGCTCGAGGAAGAGTTGGGTAAAACAATCAGCCTTCCGGCACTTCGGCGATGCGCCAAAAGGGAGAATCTCAAATTTTATCTGGAAAAAGAGGACGATCAGGAGCCGTCACCGGCACGTTATAGCTTCAAACCGGTTCCGGTGTTTGCCTTGATCCAGGTTGACGGTTGCAAGTTCCAATATTTAAGAATCAGAGATGAACGTGGAAACTGGCAGAAACCGCAGGTGATTGAAATATTTGATACCGGTTCCAGGAAGCTGTTCATCCTGGAATTCTATTTTACCGAAAGTAATCTGAACTCTGTGGACCTTTTTACCCGTTTTTTGTTATGCACCCCTTTTCCTTTGAAAACAATCGGCATCAGGCCCGACCAGGCAAAGGGATTTTTAAATTTAAAGCGTCCCATTAATGCCATTAACCTTGCGCATTCTACGCCAGGCGGTTTTTATTTGGCGCCGGATTTTTCAAGGGCGCATTCACCAAAAGATAAGGCGCATCTGGAATCTTCACACCGGAGCCTGCATAATTTTGAAATACGGATTATCAAAGCCTTTGAGGACAGGATTGTGAAAACCGTTACCGAGTATAACTTCAAACGGGGAAGAAAGGAAAAAGTCACTGTAACCCTACTTGATATCACCCTTGATGAATTGAGAAGCAGCACTGTGCTCCGCCAATACCGTGACGAACATAATCATACACAACATTATTTTACTGAAGACGGCGTGGTCAGTGCCTGGGTGCCGGCACAGAAGTTTGATGATTTTTTGTCAAACCAGGCAGACACCCTGAATTTTATCCCGGAGCAGGTTCAAGAATATATGAAATATGGTTACAGAAAAATCAAAGCCACCGTATCCAAGAACAGAACTATCCGCCATGACAAACGCGATTTTTATGTGACCAGTGGTGCAGACCGGTTCAGCAAGCATAAAAGTACACCGGTAAAGATATCCAGATACAGGGACAAACTTTTTATCTTTGAGCCCAGTGAAGACGGAATACTTCTGGGCGAAGCCATTGCAAAAAAGCCGTTTGACAGGCCACCTGCACCAGCGCCTGATCCTGTACCCGATGAACTCGACACCATTATCGCTCTTTTGGAAAAGCACAATATGGCCGTTGACCGGCCTATTTTAATCGAAGTTTACCATAAGGGCCTTTCCCTATCCCGGGCGGAGCAAGTACTTCATCATAATCAATCAAGGTACGCAGATTACATGAAAAAAATGGACCAGCCTGAGGAACGTAAAAAACAGGCTTTGTTCAATGCATTTATGCTTGATTGCCAAAAATCGTTAACTACGAATCGAGTGGCGACTTATGCATCCCTCGGAGATATGACATGA
- a CDS encoding ATP-binding protein, whose protein sequence is MKEDFISDKRRVSYLSATYNRIYRGQSVLIEGDFGAGKTRFLKLLRPKKLHAVWVESLFNIHETLASILKELNYEATATYRRTPQYLKTICNLSNCFIIIDEANDLDSRVWPYLKRIIDAGVPIVFAGLPKVRTHLSRNHPDILSRLKTLILYPIEVEDFIEKYKDIQQEAVEQIYMAVKGDMRKFKEICTDCQDRAKELNHNFVDINLALEFISDLPPQ, encoded by the coding sequence ATGAAAGAGGATTTTATCAGTGATAAACGAAGAGTCTCATACCTGTCTGCCACTTATAATAGGATATACAGGGGCCAAAGCGTACTCATTGAAGGAGATTTTGGCGCAGGAAAAACTCGGTTTTTAAAACTGCTGCGGCCTAAAAAGCTCCATGCCGTATGGGTCGAGTCTCTGTTCAACATCCATGAAACCCTGGCATCCATACTCAAGGAATTGAATTATGAGGCCACCGCCACCTACCGCCGGACTCCCCAGTACCTGAAAACGATCTGCAACCTATCCAATTGTTTTATCATCATAGATGAAGCCAATGATCTGGACTCCCGGGTCTGGCCATATCTCAAACGAATTATTGATGCCGGTGTTCCCATCGTATTTGCAGGGCTCCCAAAGGTCAGAACCCATCTGAGCCGGAATCATCCCGATATACTCAGCCGGCTCAAAACTCTGATTTTATACCCCATAGAGGTCGAAGACTTCATCGAAAAATACAAAGATATCCAGCAGGAAGCCGTTGAACAAATTTATATGGCCGTCAAAGGCGACATGAGAAAATTTAAAGAAATATGTACAGACTGCCAGGACAGGGCAAAGGAGTTGAATCACAACTTTGTTGATATCAACCTTGCTCTGGAATTTATATCCGATCTCCCTCCCCAGTAA
- a CDS encoding TraK family protein, whose product MKPSCKSQYLAIHDEANALFSKGYSKKTIYDHFIEKDKIHMSYVAWAKIMENHDQRFPFGQKKASKEKTIRQSQGKLA is encoded by the coding sequence ATGAAACCTTCATGTAAAAGTCAATATCTGGCTATCCACGACGAGGCAAACGCTTTGTTTTCAAAGGGTTACTCAAAAAAGACCATATACGATCATTTTATTGAAAAAGATAAGATTCATATGTCGTATGTGGCCTGGGCAAAAATTATGGAAAACCACGATCAGAGATTTCCCTTCGGTCAAAAAAAAGCCTCAAAAGAAAAAACCATCCGTCAAAGTCAAGGCAAATTAGCCTGA
- a CDS encoding IS66 family transposase, which translates to MSQSVNDKAASIKRLLGMVFGSKTEKKESVCNHAPGDNGKKIGAKKKGHGKRSVKKFTGAEKVVVPHETLTHKSPCPLCPKGIVYRQKTPGVVIHFTGQVPIQAVVYETEKLRCNLCGEIFTAQVPGNKCGRNYDPSAMAMMAILKYGSGLPWYRLEKLQESMGIPLPASTQWEKTEAAADLIYPIFNEFIRQAAQGEVLHNDDTTMKILSLIKENKENTNNKRTGIFTTGIISLIGGDRRIALFFTGRDHAGENIARVYEKRNKGRLPPIQMCDALSRNTADEFKVILCNCLTHGRRNFVNVIECFPDECTHLIEVLAEVYHNDTHTKELSMTPEKRLIYHKEHSGPLMAELRSWLDKQIDEPLVEPNSGLGKAVQYMIKHWTELTRFLEVPGAPLDNNICEQGLKRAILHRKNSLFYKTEHGAFIGDMFMSLIHTCDLMKINAFDYLTTLLKNAVELKKNPSLWMPWNYKIASMN; encoded by the coding sequence TTGAGTCAGTCCGTCAATGACAAAGCCGCGTCCATCAAGCGCCTGCTTGGCATGGTATTCGGCTCAAAAACGGAAAAAAAAGAATCGGTTTGTAACCACGCCCCTGGCGATAATGGCAAAAAAATCGGCGCCAAAAAGAAAGGACATGGTAAACGTTCCGTCAAAAAATTTACGGGTGCGGAAAAGGTTGTCGTGCCCCACGAAACACTGACTCACAAATCCCCTTGCCCTTTATGTCCCAAGGGCATTGTCTATCGCCAAAAAACACCAGGGGTTGTGATCCATTTCACCGGGCAGGTGCCGATTCAGGCCGTTGTTTATGAAACCGAAAAGCTGCGGTGTAACCTGTGTGGCGAAATATTTACAGCACAGGTTCCGGGCAACAAATGCGGCAGAAACTATGATCCCAGTGCAATGGCGATGATGGCCATTTTAAAATATGGAAGCGGTTTGCCCTGGTACCGGCTGGAAAAGCTCCAGGAAAGTATGGGGATACCGCTTCCAGCTTCTACACAATGGGAGAAAACGGAAGCGGCCGCAGATCTTATTTACCCGATATTTAATGAATTTATTCGTCAGGCAGCCCAGGGCGAGGTCCTTCATAATGATGACACCACCATGAAAATTCTTTCTTTGATAAAGGAAAACAAAGAAAACACTAACAATAAGCGTACAGGGATATTTACTACGGGCATCATCTCTTTGATCGGTGGGGACCGGCGGATAGCTCTTTTTTTTACAGGGCGGGACCATGCCGGTGAAAATATTGCCAGGGTCTATGAAAAGCGAAATAAAGGCCGGCTTCCTCCGATTCAAATGTGTGATGCACTTTCACGCAACACCGCTGACGAATTTAAGGTGATTCTCTGTAACTGTCTGACACACGGACGGCGTAATTTTGTGAATGTCATTGAATGTTTTCCCGATGAATGTACACATCTCATAGAGGTGCTGGCTGAAGTGTATCACAATGACACCCATACGAAAGAACTGTCCATGACGCCGGAGAAACGCCTTATTTATCACAAGGAACACAGCGGGCCTTTAATGGCCGAGCTACGATCTTGGCTGGACAAACAAATTGATGAACCTTTAGTGGAACCTAATTCCGGTCTGGGCAAAGCCGTTCAATACATGATCAAGCACTGGACGGAATTAACCCGATTCCTGGAAGTGCCTGGTGCCCCACTGGATAATAACATCTGTGAGCAAGGGCTGAAACGGGCCATATTGCATCGTAAAAATTCGTTATTTTACAAGACGGAGCATGGTGCTTTCATCGGAGACATGTTCATGAGTCTTATTCATACCTGTGATCTGATGAAAATCAACGCTTTTGATTATCTTACCACACTGCTGAAAAATGCTGTTGAGCTGAAAAAGAATCCTTCCCTCTGGATGCCCTGGAACTATAAAATTGCTTCAATGAATTGA
- the tnpA gene encoding IS200/IS605 family transposase has product MLIKNLYACLPKGHRRKELYGKKRQIVVDTIKQWARIKGIEIIEGRAMPDHIHLCLSIPPKYAVAHVIGLLKGKSASEVMSFGNKSSRMVRGRTFWARGYCVSTVGLDEEKIREYIRNQERKDILEEETGI; this is encoded by the coding sequence TTGTTGATTAAAAATCTCTACGCATGCTTGCCGAAGGGACACCGTCGTAAAGAGTTGTACGGGAAAAAGAGACAAATAGTTGTAGATACGATTAAGCAGTGGGCTCGGATTAAAGGTATAGAAATCATTGAGGGGCGTGCGATGCCTGACCATATTCACCTTTGCCTTTCGATTCCGCCAAAATATGCGGTGGCCCATGTCATTGGTCTTTTGAAAGGGAAGAGTGCATCGGAAGTGATGAGCTTTGGAAACAAGAGTAGTCGAATGGTGCGAGGCCGGACATTTTGGGCTCGTGGCTATTGTGTTAGCACTGTTGGTCTTGATGAAGAAAAGATACGAGAATATATAAGAAACCAAGAACGTAAAGACATTCTCGAAGAAGAAACAGGTATTTAA
- a CDS encoding NifB/NifX family molybdenum-iron cluster-binding protein: MKLCITSTGKEINANVDPRFGRAPWFLIIDTDTGNIIEAVENHAATQGQGAGISATNLLSDKNIDAILTGAVGPNAAQVFQTTGISLVEGLSPQDTVQEALAKFKQGSYAQAKTSQSTDAPQGQGGMKGRGIAGGGRGMGGGGGKGMGGGSGQGRGKGGGGGQRR; encoded by the coding sequence ATGAAACTTTGCATAACATCAACAGGGAAAGAGATTAATGCCAACGTTGACCCCCGATTTGGCAGGGCACCTTGGTTTTTAATTATCGATACAGACACTGGCAATATCATTGAGGCCGTTGAAAATCATGCTGCCACCCAGGGGCAGGGGGCAGGAATCTCTGCGACCAACCTTTTGTCAGATAAAAATATTGATGCGATTCTCACCGGCGCTGTCGGCCCCAATGCTGCCCAGGTATTTCAAACAACCGGGATCTCTCTTGTGGAGGGTTTATCACCCCAGGATACGGTACAAGAGGCCTTGGCCAAATTCAAACAAGGTTCTTATGCCCAGGCTAAGACCTCCCAATCAACTGATGCACCCCAGGGTCAGGGTGGAATGAAAGGGCGGGGGATTGCTGGCGGCGGCCGTGGTATGGGCGGTGGTGGTGGTAAGGGTATGGGCGGCGGAAGCGGTCAAGGCAGAGGTAAGGGGGGTGGCGGGGGACAACGCAGATAA